The following nucleotide sequence is from Thermomicrobiales bacterium.
GGGCTGAGCCGCTCGGGCGGAGCTTCGGCTCCGCCCGGCTACCAAGCCTCGATCCTGGCAACAGGTGCCACGTTCTCGGTGGCGTGGCTATGACCCGAGTTATCGACAATCATCTCGAGCGCTTCCAACCCGACCTTGCAGAATAAGGCACCATGATGAGATTTTTCCACGACTCCGAAGTATAAAGGCTATGTCGGACCGAGGAACTGATCGTGACACTTGTCGTATGCCGAAAAGAAGGAGATGACGTCTTTATCCAGTCAGACTCGAAGGTCACCGACGAGTTTGGAGCGTCGACCGAAAGACACTTCCGCCAGAATTTGCCACTCGCCGGACTGCTGAAAACGGTATTCTTGCATCCTCATGTTTGCCTCTCTTTTGCTGGGCAATCCGCCTTCGCAACGAAGTTCCTCAAGGACTTCATTGCGACGAACCTTTCGGAGTGGAACACCCCAAAACTGGTTGCTGCCCTTTTCGACATCCACCGGCAATCAGACCAGGGCTGCGAGTTCGTTCTTTGCGTGTCCGAGGACCGCAAGCCAGTGATCGTGTCGATCAAGGATGGGGCGATCAACGCCGATGCGCCTAATGCGTGGATCGGTAGCCAGCATGGGTTTGAAGCGTATCAAGCAGCGTTTCACCAGATGGCGGACGGCACGACACAAGAGAGAATGCGCTCAGCGTTCAAGACAGTCATCGAAAACCCGGACTTGCCCGAGATCGTCACTTCCACATAGAGGCGTATCTCGATCATCGGATCTGCGACGCCAACAATGACAGCGTTTTTCTCTACGAATTGAAGAGTGAGCTCGACACCGGCAGCCAGGTCATCCACGTTCCGGCAAAAACTTGGACTGCCCTTCCGCTCGGCGAGGCAGCATTTGGCGCGTTTGGCACCAGCTACTTTCGGTCGCTGTCGACAATGAGGCATGCCGTCGCGATTCACTTCCCGCACGGCCAGTTTGGCGTTTTGCTCTGTCCCCAGGTTGATCCCGAGATGCCGGTTCTCCTCGAAGACTGCGATGCAAGGCAATTTATCGGCCGGATCTGGGACGAGTTTGCGATATCCATGGAAGGAATTGCGCCGACCTCGGATACGCGTCTCCAACTTCTCCGAACGCCTTTCCAGGCCTGACTGGCCCGCCGCCTACCGGTTCGCTCAGCCAGACGCAAAGACGTCACTGCCGGTGCGAGTGCAGATCGGTTCACGGCCTCTTCGTGAAAATCATATCGTACATGGCCGGTCCTCTATCTCGGACGCAGTCCAATCCCGCTCTTTGAGGGATGGCATTCCTGGTGCGGCGCGGACTTCCACGATCAACCCATAAAGGGTCCGCTCGCAAGCGGCGGCCGCTTGGCTTTGGCCTGCGCGGTGATCGCGTCCGCTAAGCCGCACACTGACGGAGCCATCAAGAGCGGGATTGGCCCGCTCCAACGATGGAGCCCTCAGATGCAGCACGATCTTTCCCTCGCCCAGAAACACGCCTGGAACCTCGCCCGCACCCTCATGACCCCGATCGTCCTCTTCAGGTCCGACGACGAATACGGCGTTCTCCCCGCCGACGAAGTCGAAGATGCCGAGATCGTCATCCTCTTCGAATACGACCCCTACACGGGCGGTCAATCGGTCCACTAACCACCAATCCTCCCACTCCTCAAGGGCGGCGCGAGGCGGCGCCCTTGGCTGCTCGGCAGCGCCAACCGTGGTCCGTCCCGGGTAAGGTCCGGGCGGCGCCGGCAGCACCGGCAACGGCTTCGCCGTCCTCCTCTTCGTTCCGGCCCTTCGCCACCCGGCCACGCTACGCGCACCGGGGCCCCGGCTCGGGTGCCGCTACGGCCTTAAGCCCCGCCATTGGCGGACCTCGTGACGGACCGCGATCGGCGCGGTCCTGAAAATCAGAAGGTCTGAAAATGAAAAGGAAAGAGAAGAGCCCGCGTATCGATATCTATGCGCGGATCACCGAGACGATCGTCGCCGATCTGGAAAACGGTGTCCGCCCCTGGATGAAGCCATGGAGCGTAAGCGGGCTGGAGGGCCGGATCACGCGGCCCCTCCGGCATTCCGGCGAGCCATACACAGGAATCAACGTCCTCCTTCTCTGGTCGGAAAGTCTCGCCCGCGGCTTTGAAGCGCCACTCTGGATGACGTATCGTCAGGCCAGCCAGATCGGAGCGCAGGTCCGCAAGGGCGAAACCGGCGCGACCGTCGTCTATGCCAGCCGCTTCACCAAGACCGAAACGGATTCCCGTGGCGACGAGATCGAGCGCGATATCCCGTTTCTCAAGACCTATACCGTCTTCAATTGCGATCAGATCGACGGCCTTCCCGAGCACTATTACCATCGCCCGGACAGGATCATCGATCCGGTGTCGCGGATCGAGCATGCCGACCGATTCTTCGAAAACACCGGTGCAGTGATCCGCCATGGCGGGACCAAAGCCTTCTTTGCTTCCGCCAGCGACCACATCCAGATGCCGCCATTCGAGAGCTTCCGGGATGCGGAATCCTACGTCGCCGTTCTCAGCCATGAGGCCACCCACTGGACGGCGCCAGCCCACCGCGTCGGGCGCGATCTGTCGCGCTATCACAAGGATCGCACCGAACGCGCCCGCGAAGAACTCATTGCCGAGCTCGGGAGCTGCTTCCTGTGCGCGGATATTGGAATCGTGCCGGAACTCGAGCCCCGACCCGATCACGCAAGCTACCTTCAATCGTGGTTGCACGTACTCAAGGACGACAAACGCGCGATCTTCCAGGCAGCAGCGCATGCACAGCGGGCGGTCGCCTACCTCCATGGGCTCCAACCGGCCGCAGCAATCGAAGAGCGGGAGGCGGCCTGATGTTTCCCCTCCCGAATACGAATGCGGAGGGCCAGCCCTCCGCCATCCGACTGCGCGCGCTGTCGCTCGGAGCCGGCGTCCAGTCGACGACGCTCGCCCTGATGGCGGCGCATGGCGCGGTTGGGCCCATGCCCGATTGCGCGATCTTCGCCGATACCGGCTGGGAGCCGAGAGCCGTCTACGAGCATCTCGACTGGCTCATGTCGCCGAACGTGTTGCCGTTTCCGGTCTTCATCGTCGGGCCGGCCAACATACGGGACAATCTGCTTGCCGCCGGTCGCGGCGAAAGATGGGCATCGATCCCGGCCTTCGCGCGGTCGGTCGATCGTCGCGGCAATGTCTCCGTCGGCATGATCCGTCGCCAATGCACCGGCGATTACAAGATCGAGCCGATCCGCCGCAAGGTCCGCGAACTGGTCCAGCTCACCCGGAAACGCTCGCCAACCTTCGCGGTTGTCGAGCAATGGATCGGAATTTCCTTTGACGAGGTGATCCGCATGAAACCGAGCCGGGAGGCCTGGCAGCGCAACCGGTGGCCGCTGATCGAAGAGCGTATGACGCGCCGCGATTGCCTCGCCTGGCTGCGCGAGTGCGGCTATCCCGACCCGCCGAAATCGGCCTGCATCGGTTGTCCATTCCATGACAATCCCCGATGGCGGGCCATGCGCGATCATGACGAGGAGGCCTGGCGCGATGCGATTGATGTCGACCGCGCGATCCGAACCGGCATCCGGGGCATTCGCGGCGAGGTCTACTTGCACCGGTCCGGTGTTCCTCTCGAGGAGGCCGATCTCTCGACGCTGGCCGATCACGGCCAGCTCGATCTCTGGCCGAACGAGTGCGAGGGAATATGCGGCGTTTAATGTCAGACCGCTTTGGCGGCGGGTTTTCGTCATCAGAGTTCGGTGCGATGGTCCGGGACGACGGAGCACCTGCAGCGCTCGCCTAAACTCACCATGCCGTGCAGGAGGAGAACCCCCGCAACATCCGCGCACCTTGCAGAGGGACGCCACTTTCGGACGGATGCCTGTTGTCTTTTTTCCGGTCGCGCGTTCGGTCACCGGAGATTGGCAGATGGCTGGCCAATGGTGCGGAGTTCCCGATCCGGCAAATGGGCTGCCTTGCACTCTGCCGAGGTCGATCTGCCGATTGTGCGTCCGTGACGGGTGGCGGTGAGCATGTTCGCCATGTCGTGGCCTATTCCTTTTTCCGTCGTCTCTCACGGAGCTCGCCCAACGCGGTCTCGATTTGGCATGTCTGACCGGCAAACGGCTTCGCCTCGCCCGGCTTGTCGCAACGGCGGGCCGGAACTTTCTTCCCCTGGCGGCTGCGCCGCCATTCCTCGCGAAACAAGAAAGCCCCGGACCGCCGTCCTCCATTTCATTGCGGTCCCTTCGGGATGCGCGCCGATCGTTTCCGGTCTCTTCGACAGCCATCGAGGCCGCGATGGACGCGGCCCGAAACATTGAAAAGGAATAGGACAATGGCAAACATCGGCACTTTCACCACCACCAAGAACGGTTTCACCGGTCAGATCAACACTCTCGCACTCAACATCAAGGCCCGCTTCGAGCGCGTCGAGAACCCCTCCGACAATGGCCCGCAGTTCCGCATCTTCTCCGGCAACGTCGAACTGGGCGCCGGGTGGCAGAAGCAGGCCAAGGAGACCGAACGCGACTACCTATCGGTCAAGCTGGACGACCCGAGCTTCGCGGCTCCGATCTACGCCACCCTGGTCGAGGTGGAAGGTCAAGACGGCATGCAGCTGATCTGGTCGCGCCCGAACAGCAAGCGCGACTGATCTCCCCAGAAGACAAGGGCCTCGCCGCAAGGCGGGGCCTTTCGCGTGTCAGCGCTCATCGATCGCACCTATTGGTGCTGCTCCACCAGAAAGGCATCGCGATAACCGCGGCGCCTCTTGCTTCGCTCCAGACAGTCAAATGCGAGATCGGCATCGTCGGCCGTATCGAATGTCTCCATCATCGTCTGGCCGCGCGTTCCGATCCTGCCCCTATCGCGAATGAGAGATGCACCGCCGAACAGCGTCGGCTGAACGGAGAGGCAGTAGAATCGCCGCATGTTCTGTGCCAGGTCGATGCGGCGTAGGTGGACTGGCTCGGCTTCGCGTGAAGACATGGGAAGAGTCTGGCCGACACGGATTCCCATGTCCAATCAGTTCTGTGAATCGATAGCCCGTCATCGATTCACGCCATTCATCTTCGGTCTTCCCGATGAAACCGGTTCGTCGCAACGACCGAGTTCATGTCCTCCCGCCGGAACCAGATCGCGCGCCCGCACCGGAGCGGCCGGTTGCCCGCCGTGAAAACGATCTGCTCGTCGCCGCGCATCTGCAGCACTTCCTCAGGCAAAATCAGCGGCCGAGCGGCCAACTGCTTTGAGCGTGTTCGCGACGAGCCAGACATTTGTGATGTGCGGCTGAGCTGGTCGACCTCCACGGTCGTGTTGCCGCAACGCCGCGAGATGTAGTCCGCGGTTTCCGGATCGTTGATCGCCGCGAACGACATCCAGGACGCGCTCTCGAACCATTTCGATGTCGCATCCCGCCCGCCATAGGTTTCGCGCATCTGACCGATCGACTGGAAGAGGAGAAGCAGGCTGATCCCGTATTTGCGACCGGCGTCCCGCGCGGTCTCCAGGATGCGCAGGTAACCCAGCCGTGCGACCTCATCGAGAAGGAACAACGTCCGGCCCTTCGTCTCTCCATTCCGATTGTAAATCGCGTTGAGCAAGGCGCCGATGATCGTGCGCGCGAGGCCGGGATGCGCCTCGAGCGTCTTAAGGTCCAGGTTGACGAAGATGTCAGTGTTGCCGCCTGCGATGTCCTCGGTGGAGAAGCTCGACCCCGAAACGAGGGCCGCATAGTTCGGGTAGCTTAGCCAATGCGTTTCCTTGATCGCATTGGCGTAGACACCGGAGAATGTTTCCGGGGTCATGTTGACGAAGGCCGCCACGTTCTCGCGCACGAATTCGGACTCGGATTTGTCGTGGATCGTCTGCAACCGTTCGCGCAGTTTGGGTTCAGGCTCGGAGAGGTTCATGCGCACCTGGCGGAGCGTCTGCTTTTCCTTCTCCGTGTGCCCCGAGAGGCAGACATCGGCGATCAGCGCGGTGATGAGCTGCAGGGCCGAGGCCCGGAAGAAGTCATCACGCATGGAGATCTGTTTGCCGACATCGGTGACGACCCAGCTCGCGACGGCAACGACATCCTCTTCCTTCGTGCCGCCAAAGCGGCCGATCCAGTCGAGCACGTTGAAGCCGACCGACGAGTCCTTCGGGCTGAGCACGAAGACCTCGCGCCCGGCCCGCCGCCGCTGATCGATGACCATCGGCGCGACCTCGTTGGACGGGTCGAGCGCGACGAGGCCGCTGCCCCATTTGAGCGCCGTGGGGATCGTCACCGAGGTGGTCTTGAACCCGCCCGATCCTGCGAAGACGAGGCCATGGGTCGATCCGAAAGACGCATCGAAACACAGGAGCGGCGACTTGCCCCCCGAGCCCCAGCTATCTTTCACATCAGCGCGAAACGTCCGGCTCGCAACGCTGTCCTTGTCGACGCGATAGCCCTCGCCGACAACGATTCCGCCCGCTTCGCCGAACATGCGTTTGGCCTCGGGCATCGCCATCCAGTCGGCCGAGCCGTGGATCGCCCGCTTGCCGCTTACCCGGCGCGGCTTCATGGTCGCGAAGGCGGCATCGCCGCGCAATGCAACCCGCAGGGCGAAAACGCCGGCGATCATGGCGATTGCTGCACCAATGCCTGTAGAGGGATCGACATATTCGATGATGTTGTGCCCCTCGGGAATGGAATCGGCAAAAGCATTCAACCTGCCGAACTCACGGATCGCCGCGATCGCGATCACACCGACCGCGCCGGTCAGAACCCCGAGCCCGGCGGCGCGGATCGCAACGGCGCCGCGCGCCGCGAACAAGAAGATCACCCCAATTGCGGCGGTAATGACATAGGGCAGGGCAAGCCCGATCCGGCCGAGTGTCTGCTGCGCCTGCAAGCTGGTTCCGAACCCGGCCAACCAGGTTTCGATGCCGGTGACGCCGATGCAGGTGCCGACCATCAGAACCGGTGCGGCGATCAGCACAAGGAGCTTACTCACTGTCATCGGAAAACGCCTTTTCGCCGATCGCCATCAGGCGCTTGCGTTCTTCGTCATCGGACCTGATCCGGCTCGCGCCGTCGATCAGCAGTCCGAGCAGGAGCGCGCGCTTTTCATAGCGAAGACCCGCCTTGGCGATCAGGCCGCCAAGCTGGATTTTCTCGCGGGTGTCCTTCCTGCGGGCTTCTGTCTGGCTTGCCTGTCGCATGCGCTCAAGCCTCGCTACTCTGCCCCGAAGCCGCGCCAGTCGTGTCCGGCGCGGACGTGGTCTTTCTTTGCTGGGTCCCGCCCCCGCGAAATCGCTTGGCGATCTCCTCGAAGGCCGCGACGAGCTTTGCATCGTCGATCTCGATTTCACCGAGGCCTGCTTTCAGCGCCAGCCGTCCGATCCGTTCGGCTTCGCGCGTTTCCGCGACTTTGAGCTGCTCCTGTAGCCTGGCGATATCGGCTCGGATTTTCGATGCGGGCTTCTTCATTCCGTCTGCTCCCTTTGAGTGCGAATGCCGAAAGGCGTGAGCAGGATCGCCGGAGTGCGCGCTGAGCGCACCCCGGCAGAAATGCCGTGTCGGCGAAGCCGACGCTTTGAGAGATGATCCCAGCGTTCCGAAGGAATGCGTCCAAGGGCGCAGTAATACGTCGCTTGGACGACGTGCTGCGGGCGGCCCTTGCCGAGGGCAGGGGCCTTCCTCCCGGAACAAGGTTGGACTTGTTCTCAGGAGCTTGATGGCCCGTGGCGATCACGCATTTCACGCCCCAGCTCATTTCACGCGGTGATGGCCGCAGTGCGGTTCTTTCGGCCGCCTACCGTCATTGCGCGAAAATGGAGCACGAGGCGGAAGCACGCACGGTCGATTATTCCAACAAGAAGAATCTTGCCCATGAAGAGTTCCTGCTCCCGCTCGATGCACCGGAATGGGCGCGCATACTGATTGCGGACCGGTCGGTGGCGGGAGCCGCCGAAGCCTTCTGGAACAGGGTCGAGGCCTTCGAGAGACGCAGTGACGCGCAGCTCGCCAAGGAGTTCATCATCGCTTTGCCGGTGGAGCTCTCCCGCGAGCAGAACATCGCGCTCGTCAGGCAGTTCGTGCTCGAACAGGTGCTGGCACGCGGGCAGGTCGCCGACTGGGTCTTCCATGATGATCCGGGCAATCCGCACATCCACCTGATGACCACGTTGCGGCCGCTCACCCAGGACGGGTTCGGTCCAAAGAAAGTCACGGTGATCGGACCGGACGGTCAGCCTCTGCGAACAAAGACCGGGAAGATCCAATACCGGCTCTGGTCCGGTGAAAAAGCCGAGTTCCTCGAGCAACGGCAAAGATGGCTTGATCTGCAAAACCATCATCTCGCAATGGCCGGGTTGGAAATCCGGGTCGATGGCCGGTCCTACGCCGAGCGTGGAATCGATGTCGTTCCCACCACCCATATCGGGGTAGCGGCAAAGGCACTGCAGCGCAAGGCCGGCAAGGATGGGAAGGCAGCCGATCTCGAGCGTCTGGCTCTGCATGAGGCGCAAAGACGAAACAACGCACAGCGGATCGAGGCCCGCCCCGAGCTTGTGCTCGACATTCTCACCTCGGAGAAGAGCGTTTTCGATCTGCGCGACATCGCCAAGGTGCTGCATCGCTACATCGACGATCCTCAGCGCTTCCAGCAACTGCTTACGCGGATCATGGAAAGCCCGGATTGCCTGAAGCTCGCCGATGAGACTGTCGATTTCGCTACAGGGGCGCGTGTTCCGGCCCGGCTGACGACACGCGCGATGATCAAGCTCGAAGCCGAAATGGTCAGCCGTGCGTCCTGGCTTTCGGGAAAGAGCGGCTTCGCTGTCAAATCCCGCGTGCTGGAAACCGTGTTTGGTCGTCACGACCGGCTGTCCCTGGAGCAGCGGATCGCCATCGAGCATGTTGCGGGTGCTGTGAGGATCGCCACCGTGGTGGGCCGGGCAGGGGCGGGCAAGACCACGATGATGAAAGCCGCTCGCGAGGCCTGGGAACTGGCCGGTTACAAAGTGGTCGGTGGAGCACTTTCGGGAAAGGCGGCCGAGGGACTGGAGAAGGAGGCGGGCATCGCCTCACACACGCTCGCGTCCTGGGAATTGAGCTGGCAACAGGGCAGGCGACGTCTTGACGACAAGACGGTGTTCGTTCTTGATGAGGCGGGCATGGTCGCCTCGAAGCAGATGGCCACATTCATCGAGGCCGTCACGAAATCAGGCGCCAAGCTCATCCTGGTCGGTGATGCCGAGCAGTTGCAGCCCATCGAGGCGGGCGCAGCCTTCCGTGCGATCGTCGAGCGCACCGGCTATGCCGAGCTCGAAACCATCTATCGCCAGAAAGAAGACTGGATGCGTGCCGCCTCGCTCGACCTGGCCCGCGGGCGCGTTGGCGCGGCGCTGTCTGCCTACAAGGCGAAGAACAAAGTCATCGGCAAGGCATTGAAGGCCGATGCCATTGAAACCCTGATCGAAGATTGGAACCGCGAATACGATCCGGACAAGTCGACATTGATCCTCGCGCATCTGCGCCGCGATGTTCGCCAGCTCAATGAGATGGCCCGATCGAAGCTGGTCGAACGCGGCCTGGTGGATGAGGGATGTGAGTTCAAGACGGAAGACGGCACCAGGCACTTCGCCGCCGGCGACCAGATCGTCTTTCTGAAGAACGAGGGCTCACTCGGCGTCAAGAACGGGATGATCGGCAAGGTCATGGAAGCCGGTTCGGGTCGGCTCGTTGCGAGCATCGGCGAAGGGGAGGCCGCACAACAGGTTACCGTGGATCAGCGCTTCTACCGCAACCTCGATCATGGCTACGCCACCACAATCCATAAATCCCAGGGCGCGACCGTTGATCGGGTGAAGGTCCTCGCATCGCTCTCGCTCGACCGGCATCTGACCTATGTCGCGATGACGCGGCATCGTGAAGACGCGGCGCTCTATTATGGCAGCCGGTCTTTCCATCTCGCCGGCGGACTCGAGAAGCTTCTGTCCCGTAAGAACGCCAAGGAAGTCACGCTCGATTATGCGAGCGGGCGGGTCTACGCCCAGGCGCTACGCTTCGCCAACAACCGCGGTCTGCATCTCGTGCGTGTCGCGCGGACGCTGATGCGTGACCGCGTGCAGTGGACGATCCGGCAGAAACAGAAACTGGTCGATCTTGGTGCACGGCTTCGGGCCGCCGGCGCGCGGCTCGGGCTTGCCGATCGCCCGCTTCAACAATCTCCTCAAACACCCAGAAAGGCCGAGCCGATGGTCAAGGGCATTTCCAGTTTCACCATGTCGGTCAACGACGCTGCCGACGAAAAGCTGCAATCCGATCCGGCATTACAGAAGCAATGGGACAACTTTTCCGACCGCATTCGTCTCGTCTATGCGGATCCGGAAGGCGCCTTCAAGGCCATGCGCATGGAGGCCGTTGTCGAAGACCCAAATGTTGCTTGGCAGCGCCTCGGCGAGATCGAACGAAATGCGGCGAGCTTCGGTGCGCTCAAGGGTCGAGAAGGGCTCCTGGCGAGTCGCGCGGATCGCGAAGACCGTCGTGTGGCGGAAGCCAATGTGCCAGCACTGCGCAAGGACCTCGAACGCTATCTCGATATGAGGAGGAGGGTGACGGCCAAGTACAGGTTGGAAGAGGAACGACATCGCAAACGCACCTCGATCGATATCCCGTCTCTGTCGCCGGCGGCGGCGCGCGCAATGGAAAAGGTACGGGACGCCATCGACAGGAACGACCTTCCTGCCGCGCTCGGATTTGCGCTGGCCGACCGCATGGTGAAGGCTGAGCTCGACACCTTCAACAAGGCGGTTTCGGAGCGGTTCGGCGAGCGAACCTTCCTAGGCAATGCCGCCAAAGATGCGTCTGGTCCTGCCTTCGAAAAGACCACGGAGGGGATGCAGCAAGGCGGGCGCCAGAAAGTCGCCGCAGCATGGCCGGTAATGCGGGCCGGGCAGCAGGTCGCCGCGCACGAGCGAACGCAACAGGCACTGAAACAGAGCGAGGCCCTTCGCCAATCCCAGCGGCAGAGCCAGGGTCTCAACCAGTGAACCGGCGCCGACGTATCGCAATCGTTGCAGCTCTCGCCTCTTTTCCGATCGCGCTATGCGCCGCGGGATATGGCGTCGAACTTCGCGTGAATTTATCGCCCAGCTATCCGCTCGGTCTCTGGCGCATCCATGCGCTCCACCGTGATGTTCGTGTCGGGGATCTGGTCTTCATCTGCCCGCCTCAGACGGCGACCT
It contains:
- a CDS encoding zincin-like metallopeptidase domain-containing protein, giving the protein MKRKEKSPRIDIYARITETIVADLENGVRPWMKPWSVSGLEGRITRPLRHSGEPYTGINVLLLWSESLARGFEAPLWMTYRQASQIGAQVRKGETGATVVYASRFTKTETDSRGDEIERDIPFLKTYTVFNCDQIDGLPEHYYHRPDRIIDPVSRIEHADRFFENTGAVIRHGGTKAFFASASDHIQMPPFESFRDAESYVAVLSHEATHWTAPAHRVGRDLSRYHKDRTERAREELIAELGSCFLCADIGIVPELEPRPDHASYLQSWLHVLKDDKRAIFQAAAHAQRAVAYLHGLQPAAAIEEREAA
- a CDS encoding DUF736 domain-containing protein codes for the protein MANIGTFTTTKNGFTGQINTLALNIKARFERVENPSDNGPQFRIFSGNVELGAGWQKQAKETERDYLSVKLDDPSFAAPIYATLVEVEGQDGMQLIWSRPNSKRD
- a CDS encoding WGR domain-containing protein gives rise to the protein MGIRVGQTLPMSSREAEPVHLRRIDLAQNMRRFYCLSVQPTLFGGASLIRDRGRIGTRGQTMMETFDTADDADLAFDCLERSKRRRGYRDAFLVEQHQ
- the traG gene encoding Ti-type conjugative transfer system protein TraG; this encodes MTVSKLLVLIAAPVLMVGTCIGVTGIETWLAGFGTSLQAQQTLGRIGLALPYVITAAIGVIFLFAARGAVAIRAAGLGVLTGAVGVIAIAAIREFGRLNAFADSIPEGHNIIEYVDPSTGIGAAIAMIAGVFALRVALRGDAAFATMKPRRVSGKRAIHGSADWMAMPEAKRMFGEAGGIVVGEGYRVDKDSVASRTFRADVKDSWGSGGKSPLLCFDASFGSTHGLVFAGSGGFKTTSVTIPTALKWGSGLVALDPSNEVAPMVIDQRRRAGREVFVLSPKDSSVGFNVLDWIGRFGGTKEEDVVAVASWVVTDVGKQISMRDDFFRASALQLITALIADVCLSGHTEKEKQTLRQVRMNLSEPEPKLRERLQTIHDKSESEFVRENVAAFVNMTPETFSGVYANAIKETHWLSYPNYAALVSGSSFSTEDIAGGNTDIFVNLDLKTLEAHPGLARTIIGALLNAIYNRNGETKGRTLFLLDEVARLGYLRILETARDAGRKYGISLLLLFQSIGQMRETYGGRDATSKWFESASWMSFAAINDPETADYISRRCGNTTVEVDQLSRTSQMSGSSRTRSKQLAARPLILPEEVLQMRGDEQIVFTAGNRPLRCGRAIWFRREDMNSVVATNRFHREDRR
- the traD gene encoding conjugal transfer protein TraD; this encodes MRQASQTEARRKDTREKIQLGGLIAKAGLRYEKRALLLGLLIDGASRIRSDDEERKRLMAIGEKAFSDDSE
- the traC gene encoding conjugal transfer protein TraC, with amino-acid sequence MKKPASKIRADIARLQEQLKVAETREAERIGRLALKAGLGEIEIDDAKLVAAFEEIAKRFRGGGTQQRKTTSAPDTTGAASGQSSEA
- the traA gene encoding Ti-type conjugative transfer relaxase TraA; amino-acid sequence: MAITHFTPQLISRGDGRSAVLSAAYRHCAKMEHEAEARTVDYSNKKNLAHEEFLLPLDAPEWARILIADRSVAGAAEAFWNRVEAFERRSDAQLAKEFIIALPVELSREQNIALVRQFVLEQVLARGQVADWVFHDDPGNPHIHLMTTLRPLTQDGFGPKKVTVIGPDGQPLRTKTGKIQYRLWSGEKAEFLEQRQRWLDLQNHHLAMAGLEIRVDGRSYAERGIDVVPTTHIGVAAKALQRKAGKDGKAADLERLALHEAQRRNNAQRIEARPELVLDILTSEKSVFDLRDIAKVLHRYIDDPQRFQQLLTRIMESPDCLKLADETVDFATGARVPARLTTRAMIKLEAEMVSRASWLSGKSGFAVKSRVLETVFGRHDRLSLEQRIAIEHVAGAVRIATVVGRAGAGKTTMMKAAREAWELAGYKVVGGALSGKAAEGLEKEAGIASHTLASWELSWQQGRRRLDDKTVFVLDEAGMVASKQMATFIEAVTKSGAKLILVGDAEQLQPIEAGAAFRAIVERTGYAELETIYRQKEDWMRAASLDLARGRVGAALSAYKAKNKVIGKALKADAIETLIEDWNREYDPDKSTLILAHLRRDVRQLNEMARSKLVERGLVDEGCEFKTEDGTRHFAAGDQIVFLKNEGSLGVKNGMIGKVMEAGSGRLVASIGEGEAAQQVTVDQRFYRNLDHGYATTIHKSQGATVDRVKVLASLSLDRHLTYVAMTRHREDAALYYGSRSFHLAGGLEKLLSRKNAKEVTLDYASGRVYAQALRFANNRGLHLVRVARTLMRDRVQWTIRQKQKLVDLGARLRAAGARLGLADRPLQQSPQTPRKAEPMVKGISSFTMSVNDAADEKLQSDPALQKQWDNFSDRIRLVYADPEGAFKAMRMEAVVEDPNVAWQRLGEIERNAASFGALKGREGLLASRADREDRRVAEANVPALRKDLERYLDMRRRVTAKYRLEEERHRKRTSIDIPSLSPAAARAMEKVRDAIDRNDLPAALGFALADRMVKAELDTFNKAVSERFGERTFLGNAAKDASGPAFEKTTEGMQQGGRQKVAAAWPVMRAGQQVAAHERTQQALKQSEALRQSQRQSQGLNQ